A stretch of DNA from Paenibacillus sp. FSL W8-0186:
GTCGGCTAGACCCTGTGTTTATTTAGCTTATGATTCTCAATCTCCGCGGAATGCCCGCTTCATTCGATCGAAGAACGACTGCTCGTTCTCGTGCGTATGCTCCCCGTCGAGCGCGGCAAATTGGCGCAGCAGATCTTTCTGCTCGTCGCTTAGCTTGCTCGGCGTTACGACAACCACCTTAATATGCTGGTCGCCTTGGCCGATGCCGCGAAGCCGCGGCACTCCTTTGCCTTTCAGGCGGAAATAAGTGCCTGTCTGCGTACCGGCCGGCACCTTGAGTTTCACTTTTTCCGTGAGCGTCGGGATTTCGATTTCATCCCCCAATGCCGCCTGGGCAAAGGTCAGCGGGATTTCGCAATAAATATCATCGCCTTCGCGATCGAAGAAATCATGCGGCTTCACACGAATGACGATGTACAAGTCCCCTGCAGGACCGCCGCGCAGCCCGCCTTCCCCTTCGCCAGTCATCCGCAGTTGAGCACCGTCGTCTACCCCTGCTGGAATTCGAACATGGATTTTACGCTGCTTCTTCACTTTGCCGCTGCCTTGGCAAGTCGAGCATTTCTCTTTAATAATTTGTCCTCTGCCCGAACAATTGCTACAAGCACGACGGTTCACCATACGGCCGAACGGCGTATTCTGAACCACTTCCTCCTGTCCTGTGCCACGACAGACGGAACAGGTCTCTGGCTTCGTGCCCGGCTTGGCTCCTGAGCCAAAGCACGTATCGCAATTTTCCGTGCGCGGAATCGTAATGTCGCTCTCTTTGCCAAAGACAGCTTCCTTGAACTCGATCGTCATCGTATACTGCAAATCGTTGCCGCGCTGCGGCGCATTCGGATCGCGACGGCCGCCGCCACCGAAGAACATATCGAAAATATCGCCGAAGCCGCCGAAATCCGCCCCGGAAAATCCGCCGCCCATCCCCTGATTCGGGTCGATATGGCCATATTGGTCATAGCGGGCGCGTTTTCCCGAGTCGCTCAGGACATCGTATGCTTCCTTGACTTCCTTAAATTTATCCTCCGCATCCGGCGCCTTGTTCACGTCAGGGTGATATTGACGCGCCAGCTTGCGGTAGGCCTTCTTAATCTCATCGTCTGAGGCACTCTTGCCAACGCCTAGCACCTCATAGTAATCGCGTTTTTCAGCCATCCTTCCACCCCCACTATTGCTATAGCTCTGCTCTTTCCCGGATCATCCCTCAATCCGGCAAAAGGAAAGTCAAAGCACGGAATGCCCCGCGCTTTGACCTTCCCGGTTCATCAAAGTTGTATGGTTAACCAATCGCTGCTATCCAGCGCGATTAGTCTTGCTTCTTGTCTTCGTCCACAACTTCGTATTCAGCATCTACGACGTTGTCTTTGCCGGCTCCGCCGGCAGCGGCACCTTCAGCGCCTTCAGCTTGGCCTGCTTGAGCCTGCTCATACAGCTTCACGGACAACTGCTGTACAATCTCCGTCAGCTTTTCGGTAGCAGCTTTGATCTCGTCGATATTGTCACCCTCAAGCGCCTTTTTCAGCTCGTCTTTAGCCGCATTGGCTTTCTCTGTCTCCGCAGCGTCGACTTTGTCGCCAAGGTCCTTGATGGTTTTGTCCACACTGTAAATGAGCTGGTCGCCATTGTTTTTCGCTTCTACAAGCTCTCTGCGTTTCTTGTCTTCTTCTGCATGAAGCTCGGCGTCCTTCATCATTTTCTCTACTTCCTCGTCGCTCAAACCGCTGGAAGAAGTGATTGTGATTTTTTGGCTTTTGCCGGTTCCTTTGTCCGTTGCCGATACGTTAACGATCCCGTTGGCATCGATATCAAAGGTAACTTCGATTTGCGGCACGCCGCGCGGCGCTGGTGGAATGTCGCCCAGCATAAAGCGACCTAGCGTTTTGTTGCCTGCCGCCATTTCACGTTCCCCTTGCAGAACGTGAATCTCAACGCTAGGCTGATTGTCTGCATAAGTTGAGAAGACTTGCGATTTGCTCGTCGGAATCGTCGTGTTCCGTTCGATCATTTTCGTAAATACGCCGCCTGCGGTTTCGATCCCAAGGGACAGCGGAGTAACGTCTAGCAATACTACGTCTTTAACGTCGCCTGTCAGAACGCCCGCTTGTACCGCAGCGCCAAGAGCAACAACTTCATCCGGATTAACGCCTTTGTGCGGCTCTTTGCCAGTCAGTCTCTTGATCGCTTCTTGAACGGCAGGGATCCGCGTGGAGCCGCCGACCAATACAACCTTGTCGATCTCCGCTGGTGTCAGCCCGGAGTCGCTCAGAGCGCGGCGTGTCGGCTCAAGCGTCCGTTCTACGAGATGTGCGGACAACTCTTCGAATTTAGCACGAGTCAGGTTCATCTCCAAGTGCTGAGGCACACCATCGGCTACCGTGATGAACGGAAGGGAAATCGTCGTCGTCAGGACGCCGGACAATTCCTTCTTCGCCTTCTCGGCAGCATCTTTAAGACGCTGTACAGCCGCTTTGTCCTTGCTAAGATCGATACCTTGGTCTTTCTTGAATTCGGCTACCAGATAGTCGATGATCACTTGGTCAAAGTCATCGCCGCCCAAGCTGTTGTCCCCGCTGGTTGCCTTAACTTCGAAGAAGCCGTCCCCAAGCTCCAGAATGGATACGTCAAACGTACCGCCGCCCAGGTCATATACAAGAATCGTTTGATCTTCTGCTTTCTCCATACCGTAGGCCAGTGCTGCTGCCGTAGGCTCGTTCACAATACGCAATACTTCGAGGCCTGCGATTTTACCCGCATCCTTCGTCGCTTGGCGCTGGCTGTCATTGAAATAGGCCGGAACGGTAATAACCGCTTGGGTCACCGGTTGGCCAAGATAAGCTTCGGCATCGGATTTCAGCTTCTGCAGAATGATCGCCGAAATTTCCTGCGGCGTCATTTCTTTGCCGTCAATATTCTCCTTATGGTTCGTTCCCATATGTCTCTTGATCGAGATGATCGTGCGATCCGGGTTCGTAATAGCCTGGCGTTTTGCCGTCTCGCCGACAACGCGCTCACCGTCTTTCTTGAAGCCTACAACGGATGGCGTTGTGCGCGCGCCTTCCGGGTTAGGGATAACGACCGCCTCGCCGCCTTCCATAACGGCTACGCAAGAGTTTGTAGTTCCTAAGTCAATACCGATTACTTTGCTCATATAAGTAATGTCCTCCTTAATAGATTGTGCTTATGTGTGTGCTTCCTCTAACCGCTGACCTTGACCATCGCCGGACGAATTACCTTATCCTTCAACATATACCCTTTCTGTACCTCTTCGACAACGATGCCTTCTTCATGCTCATCCGATTCCACCTGCATGATCGCCTGATGGAACTCCGGATTGAACGGCTCGCCAACGGTCTCCATCGCCTTCAAACCTTCATTGCCCAGCACGCCTTCGAGCTGGCGGAAAATCATTTCCACGCCCTTCGCATAGGAAGAGACATCTGTACCCTGCTCACCGCTGGCGATTGCCCGCTCGAAATTATCGATAACCGGCAACAGCTCGGTGATCAGCTTCGCGGAAGCATATTTTCCCAGCTCTTCCTTTTCCTTCTGTGTGCGCCTGCGGAAGTTATCGAAATCCGCCTGAGCTCTCAGCAGCCTCTGCTGCTGCTCTTCCAGTTCAGCGCGAAGCGCCTCTGCCTCTGTATTGCTCCCTTCGGCCGAGCTAGCCTCGGAAGTCTGCTGCTTGTTCGCCACAGTTTCCTCCGCAGTGCTGTTCTCGTCCGTTGTATGTTCTTGATTTACGTTATCGCTCATTTCCAACTCTTCCTCTACATTCGTATTGATGTTGTCTTGAATCGGTTCCTGCTCCTTCAAGATGTTCACCTCCTTAACATGCCGTGCAACATAAATATCATGCTCATTCTTATTAATGTAAGCGGGACAGGAATTCTGTCAAATCCTTAGATAACATATCCAAAATCCGCATGACCCGGGCATACTCCATTCTGGTTGGACCCAAAATACCGATCGTGCCCACGGCTCCGCCATCAATGGCGTAAGTCGCCGTAATCAGACTGCAGTTGGCAAATGCTTCATGCTTGTTCTCGGTACCGATACGCACCTGAATGCCTGACCCCTTCGAAGCCGCGGTCATCATCTTCAGCAACGTCGGCGTCTCCTCCAAGAGGTCAAGAATGCTCTTTACCTTCTCGACATCCCGGAATTCCGGCTGCGTCAGCATGTTGGTAGTTCCGCTAAGGAACAACCGCTGTCCTTCGGTTCCGTCGCTGTCGAGCGCTTCGTCCAGCACCTTGATCAAATCTTCGAAATGGTCGATATGGCGCTGCATTTCTTGACCGATTTCGTTGTAAAGGGCCGACTTCAGTTTATAGATCGGCACGCCGGCCAGCCTGTGATTGAGCAGGTTGACGACCTTCTCTATTTCCGATATCGACACCCCTGGCGGGATCGAGACCGTCTTGTTCTCTACCTGCCCGGTATTTGTCACAATAATGGCGACGGCTGTAGTATCGTTCAGCGGCAGCAGCTGAAAATGACGAAGTGAGGTGTGGAATACTTCCGGCCCAAGCAGAATAGAGGTATAGTTTGTCATATGCGATAAAATCGTACCTGCATGCTGGATGACCTGCTCGGTCGCGTTCAGCTTCTCGGCAAAAAACGACTTCATCGTTCCCAGCTCATCCGAAGTTAACAGATTAAGCGGCATCATATGATCAACATAATATCGGTATCCTTTGTTAGATGGTATACGGCCTGCTGAGGTATGAGGCTGCTCGAGGAATCCGAGCTCCTCCAAATCTGCCATTTCATTACGAATCGTTGCCGGGCTGTAGCCGACATCGCCTCGCTTGGAAATGCTTCGGGATCCCACCGGCTCCGCCGAACGAATATAATCATCTACAATGGCTGTCAGTATCATTCTTTGGCGTTCCGTTAACATGAAAATCCCTCCTATTTAGACTGTTGACCGCGTTCGTTAGCACTCACTCATATCGAGTGCTAATCGCTAATACAAAAATACCAAACCGACAAGACGATTGTCAAGTCAGTTCAGTATCTTCAGTACTGCTATTTCGTCACAGGCGTGCTGCTTCGGGCAATGAATGCAGTCCGTCCAGACTTTCTCCGGAAAAATATCCTTCTCTACGACGGTAAATCCGTTTTTCAAGAAAAAAGAAACTTCATAAGTCAGCGCCATAACCTTCGGTATGCCGAGGCCCTTTGCTTCCTCTAACAGCTGCTCCACAAGCAGAGAGCCGAGACCGCGCCCCTTATATCCTTCTG
This window harbors:
- the dnaJ gene encoding molecular chaperone DnaJ, which gives rise to MAEKRDYYEVLGVGKSASDDEIKKAYRKLARQYHPDVNKAPDAEDKFKEVKEAYDVLSDSGKRARYDQYGHIDPNQGMGGGFSGADFGGFGDIFDMFFGGGGRRDPNAPQRGNDLQYTMTIEFKEAVFGKESDITIPRTENCDTCFGSGAKPGTKPETCSVCRGTGQEEVVQNTPFGRMVNRRACSNCSGRGQIIKEKCSTCQGSGKVKKQRKIHVRIPAGVDDGAQLRMTGEGEGGLRGGPAGDLYIVIRVKPHDFFDREGDDIYCEIPLTFAQAALGDEIEIPTLTEKVKLKVPAGTQTGTYFRLKGKGVPRLRGIGQGDQHIKVVVVTPSKLSDEQKDLLRQFAALDGEHTHENEQSFFDRMKRAFRGD
- the dnaK gene encoding molecular chaperone DnaK, yielding MSKVIGIDLGTTNSCVAVMEGGEAVVIPNPEGARTTPSVVGFKKDGERVVGETAKRQAITNPDRTIISIKRHMGTNHKENIDGKEMTPQEISAIILQKLKSDAEAYLGQPVTQAVITVPAYFNDSQRQATKDAGKIAGLEVLRIVNEPTAAALAYGMEKAEDQTILVYDLGGGTFDVSILELGDGFFEVKATSGDNSLGGDDFDQVIIDYLVAEFKKDQGIDLSKDKAAVQRLKDAAEKAKKELSGVLTTTISLPFITVADGVPQHLEMNLTRAKFEELSAHLVERTLEPTRRALSDSGLTPAEIDKVVLVGGSTRIPAVQEAIKRLTGKEPHKGVNPDEVVALGAAVQAGVLTGDVKDVVLLDVTPLSLGIETAGGVFTKMIERNTTIPTSKSQVFSTYADNQPSVEIHVLQGEREMAAGNKTLGRFMLGDIPPAPRGVPQIEVTFDIDANGIVNVSATDKGTGKSQKITITSSSGLSDEEVEKMMKDAELHAEEDKKRRELVEAKNNGDQLIYSVDKTIKDLGDKVDAAETEKANAAKDELKKALEGDNIDEIKAATEKLTEIVQQLSVKLYEQAQAGQAEGAEGAAAGGAGKDNVVDAEYEVVDEDKKQD
- the grpE gene encoding nucleotide exchange factor GrpE encodes the protein MKEQEPIQDNINTNVEEELEMSDNVNQEHTTDENSTAEETVANKQQTSEASSAEGSNTEAEALRAELEEQQQRLLRAQADFDNFRRRTQKEKEELGKYASAKLITELLPVIDNFERAIASGEQGTDVSSYAKGVEMIFRQLEGVLGNEGLKAMETVGEPFNPEFHQAIMQVESDEHEEGIVVEEVQKGYMLKDKVIRPAMVKVSG
- the hrcA gene encoding heat-inducible transcriptional repressor HrcA; the encoded protein is MLTERQRMILTAIVDDYIRSAEPVGSRSISKRGDVGYSPATIRNEMADLEELGFLEQPHTSAGRIPSNKGYRYYVDHMMPLNLLTSDELGTMKSFFAEKLNATEQVIQHAGTILSHMTNYTSILLGPEVFHTSLRHFQLLPLNDTTAVAIIVTNTGQVENKTVSIPPGVSISEIEKVVNLLNHRLAGVPIYKLKSALYNEIGQEMQRHIDHFEDLIKVLDEALDSDGTEGQRLFLSGTTNMLTQPEFRDVEKVKSILDLLEETPTLLKMMTAASKGSGIQVRIGTENKHEAFANCSLITATYAIDGGAVGTIGILGPTRMEYARVMRILDMLSKDLTEFLSRLH
- a CDS encoding N-acetyltransferase, with the protein product MPAVAVCRRAKLKDVEPLFQMIDGYAQRGIMLPRSREVLSRQINDFVVTEIDGKVVGCGSLCRLGEELVEIRSLGIAEGYKGRGLGSLLVEQLLEEAKGLGIPKVMALTYEVSFFLKNGFTVVEKDIFPEKVWTDCIHCPKQHACDEIAVLKILN